From the Streptomyces syringium genome, one window contains:
- a CDS encoding CocE/NonD family hydrolase, translating to MRTPSLHTAVPETARGAVPKRRRWAAALLGFLVLVLCMAAPGPAAAGPAVTLRPVVIPGTGGARLVGSVAEPAGPGPYPLIVMPLAWAAGEDHFRRTQLVAARSGYVFVLYGTRGTHQSGGVTDLGGPKDVADVARVVDWALAHTPADARHIGAAGVSYGAAMSLLGAAFDPRITSVAALSAWNDLYEVLQENGTPTVAGAVFTGWGAATGAADARGGPFRDVLNWDPERLAAWARPRSPAAYLERYNAAGTALFFGQSWDDSSSPAPGLGEFFDRLRVRKRLEMRPGDHGGAEFTANLLPNDVVNSALRWFDHTLKGVDNGVDREAPVQIKPENSGPLFGAGKSLEEHPSWSAMTGSVLRLFPTGGGSLGDRPPDAESHVPLVTGPGTVADSGVIGIQRTIEAALGAQLPRPLALIPPGTGAVWATGPLRTPGYVRGTPEVHLTVTPAASRGTVVAYLYDVNALGTGTLVTYAPYSFHDRRPGAPFTADFRLRPRAYDLPAGHRIALVVGTTDSRYLSRNPPLSRLSLSSTRASPSWVTLPLR from the coding sequence ATGCGAACGCCTTCCCTCCACACCGCCGTACCGGAGACCGCACGAGGAGCTGTCCCGAAAAGACGCAGATGGGCGGCTGCCCTCCTGGGCTTCCTCGTCCTGGTGCTGTGCATGGCGGCACCGGGACCCGCCGCGGCGGGCCCGGCCGTCACGCTGCGCCCGGTGGTGATCCCCGGAACCGGGGGAGCGCGGCTCGTGGGAAGTGTGGCCGAGCCGGCCGGGCCCGGCCCGTACCCGCTGATCGTGATGCCGCTGGCCTGGGCGGCGGGCGAGGACCATTTCCGCAGGACCCAGCTGGTGGCGGCCCGTTCCGGTTACGTCTTCGTCCTGTACGGGACCCGCGGGACGCACCAGTCGGGGGGCGTCACCGACCTGGGAGGCCCGAAGGACGTCGCGGACGTGGCCCGCGTCGTGGACTGGGCACTGGCACACACCCCCGCCGACGCCCGGCACATCGGCGCGGCCGGTGTGTCCTACGGGGCGGCGATGAGCCTGCTGGGAGCCGCCTTCGACCCTCGCATCACCTCCGTGGCCGCCCTGAGCGCGTGGAACGACCTGTACGAGGTGCTGCAGGAGAACGGGACGCCCACGGTGGCCGGGGCGGTCTTCACCGGCTGGGGTGCGGCGACCGGCGCGGCGGACGCCCGGGGCGGGCCCTTCCGCGACGTCCTGAACTGGGATCCGGAGCGCCTGGCCGCCTGGGCGAGGCCCCGCTCCCCGGCGGCTTACCTGGAGCGGTACAACGCCGCCGGTACGGCCCTGTTCTTCGGCCAGTCGTGGGACGACAGCTCCTCTCCGGCACCGGGGCTCGGGGAGTTCTTCGACCGGTTGCGCGTGCGGAAACGGCTCGAGATGCGACCGGGTGATCACGGCGGCGCGGAGTTCACCGCCAACCTGCTGCCCAATGACGTGGTGAATTCCGCCCTGCGCTGGTTCGACCACACGCTCAAGGGCGTGGACAACGGGGTGGACAGGGAAGCGCCGGTCCAGATCAAGCCGGAGAACAGCGGCCCTCTCTTCGGCGCCGGAAAGAGCCTCGAGGAACACCCGAGCTGGTCCGCCATGACGGGCTCGGTGCTCAGGCTGTTTCCGACCGGCGGAGGCTCGCTCGGCGACCGCCCCCCAGATGCGGAGTCGCACGTACCTCTCGTCACCGGTCCGGGCACCGTGGCCGACAGCGGGGTGATCGGTATCCAGAGGACCATCGAGGCCGCCCTGGGCGCACAACTGCCCAGACCGCTGGCCCTGATCCCGCCCGGGACGGGAGCCGTCTGGGCAACCGGACCGCTCCGCACGCCCGGCTACGTCCGGGGCACCCCCGAAGTGCACCTCACCGTCACGCCCGCAGCCTCGCGCGGCACCGTCGTCGCCTACCTCTACGACGTGAACGCTCTGGGAACGGGCACCTTGGTGACGTACGCGCCCTACTCGTTCCACGACCGCAGGCCGGGAGCCCCCTTCACCGCCGACTTCCGGCTGCGCCCGCGCGCCTACGACCTCCCGGCGGGCCACCGGATCGCCCTGGTGGTCGGCACGACGGACTCCCGCTACCTCTCCCGCAATCCCCCGCTCAGCCGATTGTCCCTGTCGTCGACCCGCGCCTCACCCTCCTGGGTCACCCTGCCCCTGCGCTGA
- a CDS encoding FAD/NAD(P)-binding protein, whose translation MQRIAVVGGGAAAACVVESLARTVREPCALTVLDGGGPLWRGRAYQPDSGRVLTNIHITQMSLRERDADHALRWLTRRAPGSVDDDGLTSRSLYGAYLDDTASRAWRRLAGRGWRLRTVREHVTRLLPDGDGVSVGTAGGRCERFEHVVLCTGPTVPGDPYGLATSPRYVATPFPLARALATVPPDERVGVLGSGLTALDIVAELVARGHRSAIVLASRGGVLPAVRRRSSPDRPRHLTLTCLERNVAAGKPFRTADLLKLLRDELRTAGVGEAGVLRELALTEPAVERLRRQLRDADDAGLGILRQALHRFAGHAWNLLPDAEKAALWQRHGRAVTSLCCPMPQHRAELLLRLLESGQLQLLGGLSGVVPRPPGGFDLVTRDAVAGVGTLFNALNPAAPGTGAPSVPEVFVTRRLDIGHPLGGLRTDRTTHRVPGAHNGRSGLYALGHSTRGSVLFQFGMPSLVYQSGLVARAIAACTDTPWEPDAPTWSAQGQGDPGG comes from the coding sequence GTGCAACGCATCGCCGTCGTCGGGGGCGGGGCCGCCGCCGCCTGCGTGGTGGAAAGCCTCGCCCGGACCGTCCGGGAACCGTGTGCCCTGACCGTGCTCGACGGAGGCGGGCCGCTGTGGCGTGGCCGCGCCTACCAGCCCGACAGCGGCCGCGTCCTGACGAACATTCACATCACGCAGATGTCCCTGCGGGAACGGGACGCGGATCACGCTCTGCGCTGGCTGACCCGCCGCGCCCCGGGCTCCGTGGACGACGACGGCCTGACGTCGCGGTCCCTGTACGGCGCCTATTTGGACGACACGGCCTCCCGGGCCTGGCGCCGGCTCGCCGGGCGCGGCTGGCGGTTGCGGACCGTTCGCGAGCACGTCACCCGGCTGCTGCCCGACGGCGACGGGGTGTCGGTGGGCACCGCCGGCGGCCGGTGCGAGCGCTTCGAGCACGTGGTGCTGTGCACGGGCCCGACGGTGCCGGGTGACCCCTACGGACTGGCCACGAGTCCCCGTTACGTGGCCACGCCCTTTCCGCTGGCGCGGGCCCTGGCCACCGTCCCGCCGGACGAGCGGGTGGGCGTCCTCGGATCCGGGCTGACCGCCCTGGACATCGTGGCGGAACTCGTGGCCCGGGGGCACCGTTCGGCCATCGTCCTGGCCTCCCGCGGCGGCGTGCTGCCCGCGGTCCGCCGGCGGTCCTCCCCGGACCGGCCACGGCACTTGACCCTGACCTGCCTGGAGAGGAACGTCGCCGCCGGAAAGCCGTTCCGCACGGCCGACCTCCTGAAACTGCTGCGGGACGAATTACGCACCGCGGGGGTGGGAGAGGCGGGTGTTCTGCGGGAGCTGGCACTCACCGAACCGGCGGTCGAGCGGCTCAGACGCCAGTTGCGCGACGCGGACGACGCCGGACTCGGCATCCTGCGGCAGGCCCTGCACCGCTTCGCCGGCCACGCGTGGAACCTGCTGCCGGACGCCGAGAAGGCCGCCCTCTGGCAGCGTCACGGACGCGCCGTCACCAGCCTGTGCTGTCCGATGCCACAGCACCGGGCGGAGCTGCTCCTGAGACTTCTGGAAAGCGGACAACTCCAGCTCCTCGGGGGCCTGTCCGGTGTCGTGCCGCGTCCCCCGGGAGGCTTCGACCTGGTGACGCGGGATGCGGTGGCCGGGGTGGGCACCCTGTTCAACGCGCTGAACCCGGCCGCGCCCGGCACCGGCGCGCCCAGCGTTCCCGAGGTCTTCGTCACCCGGCGCCTGGACATCGGCCATCCGCTGGGCGGACTGCGCACGGACCGCACCACCCACCGCGTACCGGGCGCGCACAACGGCAGGTCCGGTCTGTACGCCCTCGGTCACAGCACCAGGGGCTCGGTGCTGTTCCAGTTCGGCATGCCCAGCCTGGTGTACCAGAGCGGGCTGGTGGCACGGGCGATCGCCGCCTGCACGGACACGCCCTGGGAGCCGGACGCGCCGACGTGGTCAGCGCAGGGGCAGGGTGACCCAGGAGGGTGA
- a CDS encoding MMPL family transporter, with amino-acid sequence MPRRTRVLLVLFSIVTVLCAWAGLMGLGRLTNSGFLPDDAPVRDDNRRLSAHYRAGGADLVLLVRADTDVDSAAVAAQGRAVGERVARSPGVVTAVSYWSAHDPALRSRDHRAALITVDLVENEGRATRAAQDLVPGLTGRQGPVTVSATGPAWASVEGMQQSRRDLLAGELIAVPLSTLVLLFVFRSLLAALIPLLTALVSVTGTLACLYALTFVMEVSVYAANVACALGFGLAVDYGLFVVTRFREERAAGAGPDEAVTRSTRTAGRTVAVSAGIVALSLCCLFTVPLGFIRSVAVAGVLVALLSAAATVCLVPALLSAAGALLDRWDVFARLRRARATGSAGAEEGAGWRRIGRAVCRRPVLWALAATAVLLAMLLPFGHAAFAPSDARVLPAAGEAHRTQEQLRRDFAIVPDRTVTIGLPRGTDRAALDTYARAVAALPGAAEVRTADGVYRGSTHHPAPAGTAPVAAAAPAGPVLTATAASGRESAEARRFVREIRGLPAPGGSALVSGEPVRVVDTTAVLSRALPPACLLAAAVTMLVLGSFTRSVLIPLKAVAMAVLSLGACVGGMVLIFQDGHLRGLLGGFTVTGTLDGAVALFVLVVAYALSVDYELFLLSRIREEYLTTGDNTAAVIKGVQRTGRLVTAAALLVVSAMVALAASGVTLLKVIGVGLAIGVVVDATLVRGILVPALMAWAGRWNWWLPGRLRRRAATGDRHALSTDEGAEHAH; translated from the coding sequence GTGCCGCGCAGAACCCGCGTGCTTCTGGTCCTGTTCTCCATCGTCACGGTGCTCTGCGCCTGGGCCGGCCTGATGGGCCTGGGCCGGCTGACCAACAGTGGTTTCCTCCCGGACGACGCACCCGTCAGGGACGACAACCGTCGGCTCAGTGCCCATTACCGGGCCGGCGGCGCCGATCTCGTCCTGCTGGTCCGGGCGGACACGGACGTCGACTCCGCGGCCGTCGCGGCACAGGGTCGGGCCGTTGGGGAACGGGTGGCCCGCTCGCCCGGTGTGGTCACGGCGGTCTCGTACTGGTCGGCCCACGACCCCGCGCTGCGCTCGCGCGACCACCGGGCCGCACTGATCACCGTCGACCTCGTGGAGAACGAGGGCAGGGCCACCCGGGCGGCGCAGGACCTGGTCCCCGGCCTCACCGGCCGGCAGGGCCCGGTGACCGTCTCGGCCACCGGGCCGGCCTGGGCGAGCGTGGAGGGCATGCAGCAGAGCCGCCGGGATCTGTTGGCCGGGGAGCTGATCGCGGTCCCCCTGAGCACACTCGTCCTGCTGTTCGTCTTCCGCTCCCTCCTCGCGGCCCTCATCCCCCTGCTCACCGCACTGGTCTCGGTGACGGGCACGCTGGCCTGCCTGTACGCGCTGACTTTCGTCATGGAGGTCTCGGTCTACGCCGCGAATGTCGCCTGTGCTCTCGGCTTCGGTCTGGCCGTGGACTACGGGCTGTTCGTGGTGACGCGATTCAGGGAGGAGCGTGCGGCAGGAGCCGGGCCGGACGAGGCGGTGACGCGCAGCACGCGCACGGCGGGCCGGACGGTGGCGGTCTCCGCCGGTATCGTCGCGCTGTCGCTGTGCTGTCTCTTCACCGTCCCGCTGGGGTTCATCCGCTCCGTGGCGGTGGCCGGGGTTCTTGTGGCGTTGCTCTCGGCGGCCGCGACAGTCTGCCTGGTGCCGGCCCTGCTGTCCGCCGCCGGGGCGCTTCTCGATCGCTGGGACGTCTTCGCCCGGCTCCGCCGTGCCCGGGCTACCGGATCCGCCGGTGCCGAGGAGGGCGCGGGGTGGCGGAGGATCGGCCGGGCCGTGTGCCGGCGCCCCGTCCTGTGGGCCCTCGCCGCGACAGCCGTCCTCCTCGCCATGCTGCTGCCCTTCGGCCATGCCGCGTTCGCCCCGTCCGACGCGCGCGTGCTGCCGGCGGCCGGCGAGGCGCACCGGACACAGGAGCAGCTGCGGCGTGACTTCGCCATCGTGCCCGACCGCACGGTGACCATCGGCCTGCCCCGGGGCACGGACCGGGCGGCGCTCGACACCTACGCCCGCGCGGTGGCAGCCCTGCCCGGCGCCGCCGAGGTCCGCACGGCCGACGGTGTGTACCGGGGGAGCACCCACCACCCCGCGCCCGCCGGCACCGCGCCGGTGGCGGCCGCAGCCCCCGCGGGCCCCGTGCTGACCGCCACCGCCGCGTCCGGCCGGGAGTCGGCGGAGGCCCGCCGGTTCGTACGGGAGATCCGCGGGCTGCCCGCACCGGGCGGCAGCGCCCTCGTCTCCGGGGAGCCCGTACGCGTCGTGGACACCACGGCCGTGCTGTCCCGCGCCCTGCCCCCGGCCTGCCTCCTCGCCGCCGCCGTCACGATGCTCGTGCTGGGCTCGTTCACCCGCAGTGTCCTGATCCCCCTCAAGGCGGTCGCCATGGCCGTCCTGAGCCTCGGCGCCTGTGTGGGAGGCATGGTCCTCATCTTCCAGGACGGTCATCTGCGCGGGCTCCTGGGAGGCTTCACCGTCACCGGGACCCTGGACGGGGCCGTCGCGCTGTTCGTGCTCGTCGTGGCCTACGCTCTCTCGGTCGACTACGAGCTGTTCCTGCTCTCCCGCATCCGGGAGGAGTACCTCACCACGGGAGACAATACGGCGGCCGTGATCAAGGGCGTGCAGCGCACCGGCCGGCTGGTCACCGCTGCCGCCCTGCTGGTGGTGTCCGCCATGGTGGCGCTGGCGGCCTCGGGGGTGACGCTCCTGAAGGTCATCGGTGTGGGCCTGGCCATCGGAGTCGTGGTGGACGCCACGCTCGTCCGCGGCATCCTGGTGCCCGCCCTCATGGCCTGGGCCGGCCGCTGGAACTGGTGGCTGCCCGGGAGGCTCCGACGGCGGGCAGCGACGGGCGACCGGCACGCACTGTCCACCGACGAAGGGGCCGAGCATGCGCATTGA
- a CDS encoding ketoacyl-ACP synthase III family protein: MRIDSRVGLASAALWLPAGRCTTEDALVDGVLTADQDVPPGVDSVPEGQGESAEDMAAQAVLRALAGADRPMSDVDLLAYAWAVRCAEHPYSPPHRLAKQLSAGDCLPVGLLQGCNGGAAAVETAVTRMLTDERVRVAVAVTSDTFAAYGSRRWTEPTMMVVGDGAAAVVLVRGPGRLALVAMATSGHTCADIMEAGQDIRVRAPGAGGFAARPSDRSLSEAAHSVEYLGHCVNRAVRHALADAGLEAGDPGISAVLLPRLADPFTESFVRPALPEPLRSKARIPDPHTGHLGAGDTLANLEYALRCAMPAPGEHLLVVNGGQGVAASCLVLAPGTG; this comes from the coding sequence ATGCGCATTGATTCCCGTGTCGGGCTGGCATCCGCCGCCCTGTGGCTGCCCGCGGGCCGCTGTACCACCGAGGACGCGCTGGTCGACGGCGTTCTCACGGCCGATCAGGACGTCCCGCCCGGTGTCGACTCCGTGCCCGAGGGCCAGGGCGAGTCGGCGGAGGACATGGCGGCCCAGGCGGTGCTCCGGGCCCTGGCCGGTGCCGACCGGCCGATGAGCGACGTGGATCTCCTGGCGTATGCCTGGGCCGTGCGTTGCGCAGAGCATCCCTATTCCCCGCCCCACCGGCTGGCCAAGCAACTGTCGGCCGGGGACTGCTTGCCGGTCGGCCTGCTCCAGGGGTGCAACGGCGGCGCGGCGGCGGTGGAGACCGCCGTGACCCGCATGCTCACGGACGAACGCGTCCGCGTGGCTGTGGCGGTCACCTCCGACACCTTCGCCGCCTACGGCAGCCGACGCTGGACGGAGCCCACCATGATGGTCGTCGGCGACGGGGCCGCGGCGGTGGTGCTCGTCCGGGGACCGGGCCGTCTCGCGCTGGTGGCCATGGCCACCAGCGGGCACACCTGCGCCGACATCATGGAAGCCGGTCAGGACATCCGGGTCCGGGCCCCCGGAGCGGGTGGCTTTGCCGCGCGCCCTTCCGACAGGTCGCTCAGCGAGGCCGCGCACAGCGTGGAATATCTCGGGCACTGCGTGAACAGGGCCGTGCGTCACGCCCTGGCGGACGCCGGCCTGGAGGCCGGCGATCCGGGCATCTCGGCGGTGTTACTGCCCCGCCTGGCGGATCCCTTCACCGAGTCCTTCGTCCGGCCGGCCCTGCCCGAACCGCTCAGGTCCAAGGCCAGGATCCCCGACCCGCACACCGGCCACCTGGGAGCGGGCGACACGCTCGCCAACCTGGAGTACGCCCTCAGGTGCGCGATGCCCGCCCCCGGCGAGCACCTTCTCGTCGTCAACGGCGGTCAGGGGGTGGCCGCCTCCTGTCTGGTGCTCGCCCCGGGCACCGGCTGA
- a CDS encoding beta-ketoacyl-[acyl-carrier-protein] synthase family protein codes for MTRPSVVVTGVGLVTPAGIGATATFETLCAGRVTAAPDPQLRGLPVDFSYAVPDLRPDRALGRRLSGRMDRFSQMAVIAAREAVADAGLDPEDWPADRVAVLLGASGTSTPALAEDFMSHMQGHPERVSPQTALRSGTSAPVAEVALDLGARGPSLALSSACAAGNQAIALGCELLRSGACDVAITGGSESARTLVHVILLARARALSRRSDAPESACRPFDADRDGLVLGEGAGVLVLERCEDASARSVVPRAFLAGHGSSCDAFHYAAPEPEGRGAEQAMRAALADAGLAPGDIDHVSAHATSTPAGDLAEAHALGRLFLDVPPVTALKSQLGHALGAAGAIESAVAVLSLAEQTIPPTLNLDRQDAAIDLDVVRTCRRQAALRSVMSNSFGFGGHNTVVVFTDS; via the coding sequence GTGACCCGGCCGTCCGTCGTCGTGACGGGCGTCGGCCTGGTCACCCCCGCAGGCATCGGAGCCACCGCGACGTTCGAGACGCTCTGCGCGGGCCGTGTCACCGCCGCACCCGATCCCCAACTGCGCGGACTGCCGGTCGACTTCTCCTACGCCGTACCGGATCTGCGTCCCGACCGGGCGCTCGGCCGCCGCCTCAGCGGGCGCATGGACCGCTTCTCCCAGATGGCGGTCATCGCCGCGCGGGAGGCCGTCGCCGACGCCGGGCTCGACCCCGAGGACTGGCCCGCGGACCGGGTGGCGGTCCTGCTGGGCGCCTCCGGCACCTCGACGCCCGCCCTGGCCGAGGACTTCATGTCCCACATGCAGGGCCACCCCGAACGGGTGTCTCCCCAGACCGCGCTGCGGTCCGGCACCAGCGCCCCCGTCGCGGAAGTCGCCCTCGACCTCGGCGCACGGGGGCCGAGCCTTGCCCTGTCGAGCGCCTGTGCCGCCGGGAACCAGGCCATCGCCCTCGGGTGTGAACTGCTGCGCTCCGGGGCCTGTGACGTGGCGATCACCGGCGGTTCGGAGTCGGCGCGGACTCTCGTGCACGTGATCCTCCTCGCGAGGGCGCGGGCGCTGTCCCGCCGCAGTGACGCCCCGGAATCCGCCTGCCGGCCCTTCGACGCGGACCGCGACGGGCTGGTGCTGGGCGAGGGCGCCGGCGTCCTCGTCCTGGAACGGTGCGAGGACGCGAGCGCCCGCAGCGTCGTTCCCCGCGCGTTCCTGGCAGGCCACGGCTCCAGCTGCGACGCGTTCCACTACGCGGCACCCGAACCCGAGGGCCGCGGTGCCGAGCAGGCAATGAGGGCCGCACTTGCCGACGCCGGCCTCGCGCCCGGCGACATCGACCATGTCAGCGCCCACGCGACCTCGACCCCCGCCGGGGACCTGGCGGAGGCACACGCCCTCGGCCGGCTCTTCCTGGACGTACCCCCGGTCACCGCCCTCAAGAGCCAGCTGGGCCACGCTCTGGGGGCGGCGGGCGCCATCGAGTCCGCCGTCGCCGTGCTCTCCCTGGCTGAGCAGACGATCCCGCCCACCCTGAACCTGGACCGGCAGGATGCCGCCATCGACCTGGACGTCGTCCGCACGTGCCGACGGCAGGCGGCTCTCCGGTCGGTGATGAGCAATTCGTTCGGCTTCGGGGGGCACAACACGGTCGTCGTCTTCACCGACTCCTGA
- a CDS encoding phosphopantetheine-binding protein has protein sequence MADSPTDTALSRLLEVLDERFDIPSSSLTPHTSVSTLGLDSLELVELAVIMDIDIDRIPATADITLGELVEGALADHCPSRGSEDTTR, from the coding sequence ATGGCGGATTCCCCCACCGACACAGCACTGTCCCGGTTGCTGGAAGTCCTCGACGAACGCTTCGACATCCCGTCGTCGTCCCTCACCCCCCACACCTCCGTGAGCACACTCGGGCTCGACTCCCTGGAGCTGGTGGAGCTCGCAGTGATCATGGACATCGACATCGACCGGATCCCGGCCACCGCGGACATCACCCTCGGTGAACTCGTCGAGGGCGCCCTGGCGGACCACTGCCCCTCCCGCGGCAGCGAGGACACCACCCGGTGA
- a CDS encoding SDR family oxidoreductase codes for MHSVVVTGASSGIGRATAVELACRGYDVLGTVRSADKAEDLIAAADSHGAPMRTVLLDVADPDSCEEAFAHIGRLTGGGPWAVVNNAGTELMGAVEDIAEEEARYLLEVNLLGPFRLCRLALPAMRRRGSGRIVNVTSHAGLVASPFNGWYAASKHALEALSDSLRMESARYGVSVSVVEPGFHETPMVPDAQRRLARLAADGTSPFQDAYASTSRYLERLRPFRPAEDAARVVCRAVTARRPRARYLTGRESFLTRINPFVPQPLSDAFLRRATGLRGTVPCGDVSR; via the coding sequence ATGCACAGTGTGGTCGTCACCGGAGCGAGCAGCGGCATCGGCAGAGCGACCGCGGTCGAACTGGCCTGCCGGGGCTACGACGTTCTCGGCACCGTGCGCTCCGCCGACAAGGCGGAGGATCTGATCGCCGCGGCGGACAGCCACGGCGCGCCGATGCGGACCGTCCTGTTGGACGTGGCGGATCCCGACAGCTGCGAGGAGGCGTTCGCCCATATCGGGCGTCTCACCGGTGGCGGCCCCTGGGCCGTGGTCAACAACGCCGGTACCGAACTCATGGGCGCCGTCGAGGACATCGCCGAAGAGGAGGCCCGTTACCTCCTGGAGGTCAACCTCCTCGGCCCCTTCCGGCTCTGCCGGCTGGCCCTTCCCGCCATGCGCCGCCGGGGCAGCGGCCGCATCGTCAACGTCACGTCCCACGCCGGCCTGGTGGCCTCCCCGTTCAACGGCTGGTACGCGGCGAGCAAACACGCTCTGGAAGCACTGAGCGACTCGCTCCGCATGGAGAGCGCGCGGTACGGCGTGTCTGTGAGCGTGGTAGAACCGGGGTTCCACGAAACGCCGATGGTGCCCGACGCCCAGCGCCGGCTGGCCCGGCTGGCGGCCGACGGCACCTCACCGTTCCAGGACGCCTACGCCTCGACCTCGCGCTACCTCGAACGCCTCCGCCCCTTCCGCCCGGCGGAGGACGCCGCCCGCGTGGTGTGCCGTGCGGTCACCGCACGCCGACCGCGAGCGCGCTATCTGACCGGCCGGGAGTCCTTCCTCACCCGCATCAACCCCTTTGTGCCCCAGCCGCTGAGCGATGCCTTCCTGCGGCGGGCCACCGGCCTGCGCGGCACCGTCCCGTGCGGGGACGTCTCCCGCTGA
- a CDS encoding 3-oxoacyl-ACP synthase III family protein produces the protein MEQRVYSRISAVAAHLPERVLSTGELEERIAKNSPGFDVPRGMIERLTGVASRHVRPDGWDASDLAVAASRKALADAGCDTAAVDLLIFSAMSMDVLEPATAHIVADKLGARCPVFDVKNACNSFLNALEVGDSLIRTGSYRRILVCCGESVTQFARTSVSSPREFVESVTGYTLSDAGAAVVLEASTEPGIAGFVFSALSSVWKAGVLPFPGSAGRCGDRPKFRLADMVKGFHELFRADLARQVEQRIGGTMDEVSLFCVHLASAHLISDFCATAGIPRSRVMTTIASHGNTAAATLPLQLDKALREGRLHRGDIAVLVGHASGISYGILGVRV, from the coding sequence ATGGAACAGCGTGTGTACAGCAGAATATCCGCGGTGGCGGCACATCTTCCCGAACGGGTGCTCTCCACCGGTGAATTGGAAGAGCGGATAGCAAAGAACAGCCCCGGCTTCGATGTCCCGCGCGGAATGATCGAGCGGCTGACGGGGGTGGCGTCCCGGCATGTACGGCCCGACGGCTGGGACGCCTCCGACCTGGCCGTGGCCGCGTCCCGGAAGGCGCTCGCCGACGCCGGGTGCGACACCGCGGCCGTCGACCTGCTGATCTTCTCGGCCATGAGCATGGACGTGCTGGAGCCGGCGACGGCCCATATCGTGGCGGACAAACTCGGCGCCCGCTGCCCTGTGTTCGATGTGAAGAACGCGTGCAACAGCTTCCTCAACGCGCTGGAAGTCGGTGACTCCCTGATCAGGACCGGGTCCTACCGGCGCATCTTGGTCTGCTGCGGAGAGTCCGTCACGCAATTCGCCCGGACCTCGGTGTCGAGCCCCCGTGAATTCGTCGAGTCCGTGACCGGGTACACGCTCTCCGACGCCGGCGCCGCCGTCGTGTTGGAGGCGTCCACCGAGCCGGGAATCGCCGGCTTCGTCTTCTCCGCCCTGTCATCCGTATGGAAGGCGGGAGTGCTGCCTTTCCCCGGCTCCGCCGGCCGGTGTGGAGACCGGCCGAAATTCCGGCTGGCCGACATGGTGAAGGGATTTCATGAGCTCTTTCGTGCGGATCTCGCCCGTCAAGTCGAGCAACGCATCGGTGGGACGATGGACGAGGTCTCCCTGTTCTGCGTCCATCTTGCCTCGGCCCACCTCATCTCCGACTTCTGCGCCACTGCCGGAATCCCGCGCTCGCGGGTGATGACCACCATCGCCTCGCACGGCAACACGGCGGCCGCCACCTTGCCACTGCAACTCGACAAAGCCCTCCGGGAAGGAAGGCTGCACCGGGGTGACATCGCCGTTCTGGTCGGCCATGCCAGCGGAATCAGCTATGGAATCCTCGGGGTCCGGGTGTGA
- a CDS encoding acyl carrier protein, giving the protein MPGVYDAVFGVLTGTLAVPPAEVGPQRQLDALHLDSLARAELALTLKELLGVPCSDHDVPATATVGGLAALLDDRLADRTRAPGGEAP; this is encoded by the coding sequence ATGCCCGGTGTCTATGACGCGGTGTTCGGTGTGCTGACCGGGACACTGGCCGTGCCCCCGGCCGAGGTGGGCCCCCAGCGGCAACTGGACGCTCTCCACCTCGACTCCCTGGCCAGGGCCGAACTGGCCCTGACGCTCAAGGAGCTCCTCGGAGTGCCCTGTTCCGACCATGACGTCCCCGCGACGGCCACGGTGGGTGGTCTCGCCGCGCTCCTGGATGACCGGCTGGCCGACAGAACGCGGGCTCCCGGCGGCGAGGCGCCGTGA